The following are from one region of the Spirochaetae bacterium HGW-Spirochaetae-1 genome:
- a CDS encoding glycosyltransferase family 1 protein has product MTGVRNNEGTALRICLLCYRGNPYSGGQGIYLKYIAEELVRQGHQVHAVVGPPWPHHMEGVTVHRIHNNEYFIKKGNSVINPRSPFDIFSPINFYEFLHSRAGAFPEISSFSYRAYMLLRRLHGQYNFDLIHDNQTLGYGLLLMKTLGIPVSATIHHPLSIDLENVLERMTKFKSKVKTVNFYPILMQRIVSKRLDHIITVSEDSKRTINRDFGVPLKKQTVVYNGIDRSIFRTLPNVKKKKRNILFVGNIEDGKKGFVYLLRALTHMKEPVMLTVVDGGAPHRKLTQQFIAKLHVGDKIHFAGTASTEDLVRHYNEAEIAIVPSVYEGFGFPAGEAMACGTPVIASDGGALPEVVGESGVVVPARDEFALARAIDELITDRAGLKRMGRLGIERVESLFNWERAVSQMIKVWERLI; this is encoded by the coding sequence ATGACGGGGGTGAGGAACAATGAGGGTACCGCTTTGAGAATATGTCTGCTCTGTTACAGGGGGAATCCCTATTCCGGGGGACAGGGGATTTACCTGAAATATATCGCCGAAGAACTGGTCCGTCAGGGCCACCAGGTCCATGCCGTGGTGGGACCGCCATGGCCGCACCACATGGAGGGCGTCACCGTCCACAGGATACATAACAATGAATACTTTATAAAAAAGGGAAATTCGGTGATTAATCCCCGGAGCCCCTTTGATATTTTTTCTCCCATAAATTTTTACGAGTTTCTCCACAGCCGGGCCGGCGCCTTTCCCGAAATAAGTTCCTTCAGCTACCGGGCCTACATGCTTTTAAGAAGGCTGCACGGGCAGTATAATTTTGATCTTATCCATGACAACCAGACCCTGGGCTATGGACTCCTGCTCATGAAAACCCTGGGGATACCGGTGTCTGCCACGATTCATCACCCCCTCAGCATTGACCTTGAGAATGTCCTGGAGCGCATGACGAAATTCAAGTCAAAGGTGAAAACCGTCAATTTTTATCCCATACTGATGCAGCGTATCGTATCAAAGCGCCTGGACCATATTATCACGGTTTCCGAAGACTCGAAGCGGACCATAAACAGGGACTTCGGCGTTCCCCTGAAAAAGCAGACCGTGGTCTATAACGGCATAGACCGGTCCATTTTCAGGACCCTTCCGAATGTAAAGAAAAAGAAGCGTAATATACTCTTCGTGGGAAATATCGAGGACGGCAAAAAGGGATTTGTGTACCTGTTGCGCGCCCTGACCCACATGAAAGAGCCCGTTATGCTCACCGTCGTTGACGGGGGGGCTCCCCATCGGAAGCTCACGCAGCAGTTTATCGCAAAGCTTCATGTGGGAGATAAAATCCATTTCGCCGGTACGGCGTCCACAGAGGATCTGGTGCGTCATTACAATGAGGCCGAGATAGCTATTGTTCCTTCCGTCTATGAGGGTTTTGGTTTCCCTGCAGGTGAGGCCATGGCATGCGGAACCCCCGTGATTGCCAGTGATGGAGGCGCATTGCCCGAGGTGGTGGGAGAGAGCGGTGTCGTTGTTCCGGCCCGCGACGAGTTTGCCCTTGCGCGGGCCATTGACGAACTGATCACGGACAGGGCTGGTCTCAAGCGCATGGGGCGGCTTGGCATTGAGCGTGTGGAATCGCTTTTTAACTGGGAAAGGGCGGTGAGTCAGATGATAAAGGTCTGGGAACGCCTCATCTGA
- a CDS encoding histidinol phosphate phosphatase, whose protein sequence is MKLVNLHNHTSLCGHARGTMDEYIISAREKGIAVMGFSDHAPLPSHLRNGITMEPEQTEEYIALVENKKIEFDGSMEILLGFEVDFPLHDSFPQKYFTDARIDYLIGSCHFIDDWPFDHDDYVHEFDSRDINDVYTRYFEIIGDLVGSRLFDMVGHFDLVKKFGHRATKDFSATIDRIAGMMSSLDIAAEINTSGLIKPVKEMYPSDDILKIFFDNNVPITLGSDSHSPEHVGYMFDAALEKIKKAGYTSLSFFRKRKRYTTPL, encoded by the coding sequence ATGAAACTGGTAAATCTTCATAATCACACCTCCCTCTGCGGACACGCCCGGGGAACCATGGATGAGTATATCATATCAGCCCGCGAAAAAGGCATCGCTGTCATGGGATTTTCCGATCACGCTCCGCTGCCGTCTCATCTTCGCAATGGTATCACCATGGAACCGGAACAGACCGAAGAATACATAGCCCTCGTTGAAAATAAAAAAATTGAATTTGACGGCAGCATGGAAATACTGCTGGGATTCGAGGTCGATTTTCCACTCCACGATTCATTTCCTCAAAAATACTTTACCGATGCAAGAATCGATTATCTCATTGGATCATGCCACTTCATCGATGACTGGCCCTTTGACCATGACGATTATGTTCATGAGTTTGACAGCCGCGATATCAACGACGTATATACCCGTTATTTTGAAATAATCGGCGACCTCGTTGGTTCACGGCTCTTCGATATGGTTGGCCATTTCGACCTGGTTAAAAAATTCGGCCACAGGGCCACGAAAGATTTCTCTGCCACTATTGACCGCATCGCCGGTATGATGTCATCCCTGGACATAGCGGCTGAAATCAATACATCGGGCCTTATTAAGCCGGTAAAAGAGATGTATCCCTCCGATGACATCCTGAAAATATTTTTTGACAACAATGTTCCCATCACCCTGGGATCCGATTCACACTCGCCGGAACACGTGGGCTACATGTTCGATGCGGCGCTGGAAAAAATAAAAAAGGCCGGCTACACTTCACTCTCTTTTTTCAGGAAACGGAAAAGATACACCACTCCCCTGTGA
- a CDS encoding glycerol acyltransferase, whose protein sequence is MKTTFFDTPILRTLLRWTSLFLLKISGWKRSGELPSENKYIIIAAPHTTNWDMPLTLMLAFAFKVKIYWLGKKSLFKFPFSTIMQWMGGIPVDRSKNNNMVEAAIELFKKTEKLILAVPPEGTRQRVRYWKTGFYHMAFGANVPIATGFLDYRTKTGGFGPLIIPTGDLESDMILIQKFYSTITGKYPDQHNQADIDDRNKMKKPS, encoded by the coding sequence ATGAAAACTACCTTTTTTGATACCCCTATACTCAGAACACTATTACGGTGGACATCCCTCTTCTTACTGAAGATTTCGGGATGGAAACGCAGCGGGGAGCTTCCGTCGGAGAATAAATACATAATCATCGCAGCGCCCCACACCACGAACTGGGATATGCCCCTGACCCTTATGCTGGCCTTTGCCTTCAAGGTCAAGATATACTGGCTGGGCAAAAAATCCCTTTTTAAATTCCCCTTTAGTACGATTATGCAGTGGATGGGGGGTATCCCCGTGGACCGTTCAAAGAATAATAATATGGTCGAGGCGGCTATCGAGCTTTTTAAAAAAACCGAGAAACTGATCCTTGCAGTCCCGCCCGAGGGAACCCGGCAGCGGGTTCGGTACTGGAAAACCGGTTTTTATCATATGGCCTTCGGCGCCAATGTACCCATTGCTACAGGTTTCCTGGATTACCGCACCAAAACAGGTGGCTTCGGTCCCCTCATTATACCGACGGGAGATCTGGAATCGGATATGATACTCATCCAGAAATTCTATTCCACCATCACGGGAAAATATCCCGACCAGCACAACCAGGCAGACATTGATGACAGAAACAAAATGAAGAAGCCCAGCTGA